In Dyella terrae, one DNA window encodes the following:
- a CDS encoding LiaI-LiaF-like domain-containing protein translates to MKPSVPGIILIVIGVLFLLRNLGFDLHLGQLFATWWPVVLIALGIGMFFRGSARS, encoded by the coding sequence ATGAAACCGAGCGTTCCCGGCATCATCCTGATCGTGATCGGCGTGCTGTTCCTGCTGCGAAATCTTGGCTTTGACCTGCACCTGGGTCAGTTGTTCGCCACGTGGTGGCCCGTGGTGCTGATCGCGCTGGGCATTGGCATGTTCTTTCGCGGCAGCGCCCGCAGCTGA